The following nucleotide sequence is from Mesobacillus jeotgali.
CCATTCAATTGCATTTTACATACTTTTCCTCCTCCTGAGCAACCTAAAGAGAAAATGAATGGAAATCAGGGGGCTTCATAATGAATTTGGATGATGTGATTTTAGCGCGTGAAAAAATGAAAGGGATTGTGCATTCGACCCCTCTTGATTATTCTAAAACATTTAGCACCCTCTCAAAAAATGAAGTGTTTTTGAAGCTTGAAAATCTGCAAAAGACAGGATCCTTTAAGGTCAGGGGCTCTTATAATAAACTGATCTCTTTGTCTCCTGAAGAGCTTCAGAAGGGAGTAGTGGCCGCTTCTGCCGGGAACCATGCCCAGGGAGTGGCGTATTCGAGCCAGATGCTTGGCATCCCATGTACCATTGTCATGCCGAAAGGTGCACCCCTCAGCAAGGTGCTGGCGACGAGGCAATACGGAGCTGAAGTCATACTCGAAGGTGCCGTTTTTGATGAAGCCCTGGCTTATGCATCGGAGCTAAAAGACAAGCTGGGCGCCACTTTTATCCATGCCTTTGATGATGAGGCAGTCATTGCCGGGCAAGGAACAGTAGGATTGGAGATTCTTGATCAGCTTCCGGATGTGGAGGCGATTATCTGTCCTGTTGGCGGGGGAGGACTGATTGCGGGTGTGGCAATGGCGGTGAAAGAGAAAAAACCTGACATTAAGGTATATGGAGTCCAGACGCTCGCTTGTCCGAGCATGAAACAGTCGTTAAAGGAGAACCAGCCAGTCGCTGTAGAGTCTGCTCCAACAATGGCAGATGGAATTGCTGTCCAGAAGCCAGGGCTGAAGACTTTTGAAATCATCAGGAAGTATGTAGATGATATTTTCTGTGTGGATGAAATGGAAATCGCTAGAACCATGCTTCTTGTCCTAGAAAGAAATAAGCTGCTGGTTGAAGGATCAGGGGCAAGCCCGCTGGCTGCCCTGCTGTATGACAAAGTGAATCTTAGCGGTAAAAAGGTTGCCGTTGTTTTAAGCGGGGGAAATGTCGATGTCAATTTCATTTCCCGGATTATTGAACGCGGACTCGTTGAATCAGGCAGGTTTGCCCATTTTACAATTAACATAAAAGATAAGCCAGGGGAACTCCAAAGAGTGTTAAACTCTGTAACCGAACTAAATGCGAATATCCAATTTGTCAATCTCCATCGGATTGGCAAGCATATCTATCCAGGCAATGCGCTGCTGGAGATCTCAGTAGAAACAAAAGACCATGCACATATTGAGCAGCTTTATAAGAATTTAAGGAGCCAGGGTTTTCAGCTGAAAACAGAGGAATGACAATGAGTATAAATGAGACATGGGATGGTTCTGTTTCTCGTGTAAATTCACGAGACAGCATAGCCTTCCCTGTGTCTTCATTAAAATTATTGATCCCTGGACATAAGTCTTTAACGGAGCACAATCACGCTGTCCCATTATTCCTCCTCTCTTCGCCCCCACCAGCCCTTTTTCCGGAAGTATAAGGCAATGGATAAACCCGTGAGAAGCATGAGAACAAGTGCATAAAGATAGCCGTAATCCCACTTCAACTCTGGGATTATTTCGAAGTTCATTCCATATAATCCTGCTAAAAAAGTCATTGGCAGAAATATGACACTTACGAGAGTCAATGTTTTCATGATGGTATTGGAGTGGTCTGCTTTAAGTGTCATCTGCAAATTGAAAATACTGTTTAAGCTTTCTTTGAATGTGTCGAGTGCGGTAATTATACGGGCATAATTGTTGTTGAGGCTTTTGATGAAATACCCTGATTCCTCATTAGTGAAAGGGAATTTTTCAGAACTAATCGTTTCCATTACATCTTCTTGTGCCTCCATCGTTTGTCTTAATTCATGAAGAGTTGCCTTCCACCGATATACACTCCTGGCAATCTTGTTTTCAAATGGATCTTTAAAAACCTTTTTCTCTAAACTTTGAATTTCATCTGCTATTTTATCGATCATTTCTAAATCCTGAGATATGGTTTGATCAAGAAAATGGAAAAGAATCATTCCCACGTGGGACATTTTTTCAGGATTATCAATAAACGGTTTTTCTAACGTTTCAGCTAGATATAGGTCCTTTTCAACCTTTGATACTACATAATGATGACCAACCAATATGGTGATTTTTACTCGAGTATAATCCTCCCGAATCGCAATGAAGGACATAATAGCTTCATTTTTAAAAACATCAATCTTTGGAATATCACTAAATTCCTGCAGTCCTTTCAATGCCAAAGGATGAATGTTCAAATTCTTGATAAAAGGTTCAAATTGATTTGCATTCGACGGATGAAAATGAATCCAGGCAATATCTTCACTGGATGCAGGAAGGGAGATCTCCTCTTTCTTCATAACAGTCCTATTGTTTGCTGAGTATATGAGCATCTATAGTATCTCCTGAAATGGATTTTCCTTATTTTGTGTTATTATTGGGATTTTTATAAGGGCTCAAGGAGGAGAGGCTTATTCAACTTGGGGTGCTTTATATAAAGCCCAGGCGATTTTATAAAGGTGGAGTCGACTTTTGTGAAATAATGGTTATTAAATGTGGAGATGATTGCGATGCTTCCATAAAAGAGAAAAAGCAAAGGATCCGTCCCTTTGCTTCTACTTTCGTGCCATATGAGTATCTGATATGAGGATTTTATTCGCCTTCAATGCTTGCTTTAAGGTTGCCTGTGTGGGTACTTTGTGAAAGTTGATTCCTAGTTGGATTGCTGTCTGGGCTATCTCTGGACGGATGCCGCTGATATGTACCTTTACTCCGATTAGCTTCAAGATGTCGATAATTTGGAATAACTGGTTTGCTACCATTGTATCGATAATGGAGACACCTGATAAATCGATAAACAGATGGGTTAAACTGTAATCTTTGCTTTGCATCAGTACGGATTCTGTTATGTACTTAGCACGCTGGGTATCGATTTCTCCCACAAGCGGCAATACTCCGATAGAATCAGAGAGTGGTATGATCGGTGCGCTCAATTCATTGATTAATTCACTTTGGACAGAAAGTCGATCATTGTAATAGTTATAATATTTTTCAGCAAATGTTTCGATGATTGTATCGAATGTGGAATGAATCAACGTGCTCCAATGCAAAATTTCTGAATCGGAAGTTTCCCCTTTATTCAGCATAACAAATTGGTGAATATGTTCCCAAAAAATACCTCTGAAAATCCCGAATTGATGAATGACTTCGTGGATGGGAGTTCTTGTTTCCACACGGTCCACCGCAACGGTTTGGGCCCACGTTATAATCTCTTGTTTCACTTCGTTTTCGCTGGCAACCAGCACTTTGGCTACCGTTTTAATAAAAAGGCCATTTTGTTCCCTTAATCGCACCTCAGCATGATGGTTGTCACAAGAGTATACGCTTGCCGGGGTGTTGGATCTCTTACTTAACCATTTATTCGTAAGGATGGAAGGGTCTTCAGTAATAAAATCATAGAGTTTCTTATTATTAGTAGAATTCATAATTTCTCCTTAATTTTAGTCTGATTTCCGAATGGCTATTTTAAGTTAAATATATAGAAGATATTATATAAAATCAATTTATTGTATGCGCAGGATTGCGCGTGCAATATTTGGCTTTGACTCTTGCTTATATTAGTCTGAGAAACAGTATTTTTATTGTCATTCCGACCAGGCTGAGGTAAATTCTAAACCTTAAAAGCAGGATATTTCTGCGGAATAAAGAATATAGATTTGGTATTGATACAGACCGGGATAAGGGAGCAGTTTTCTATCTTGTGAAGCTGAAAAACGTCTTTTTTTTGAAGGGATGGATCATCATGAAGGTCGAAGCACTAAAATTAGAGCAGCAGGGAGACTTTTTCGAATACTGTAAAAAACATCGAAAGGAAC
It contains:
- a CDS encoding STAS domain-containing protein; this encodes MNSTNNKKLYDFITEDPSILTNKWLSKRSNTPASVYSCDNHHAEVRLREQNGLFIKTVAKVLVASENEVKQEIITWAQTVAVDRVETRTPIHEVIHQFGIFRGIFWEHIHQFVMLNKGETSDSEILHWSTLIHSTFDTIIETFAEKYYNYYNDRLSVQSELINELSAPIIPLSDSIGVLPLVGEIDTQRAKYITESVLMQSKDYSLTHLFIDLSGVSIIDTMVANQLFQIIDILKLIGVKVHISGIRPEIAQTAIQLGINFHKVPTQATLKQALKANKILISDTHMARK
- the ilvA gene encoding threonine ammonia-lyase, producing MMNLDDVILAREKMKGIVHSTPLDYSKTFSTLSKNEVFLKLENLQKTGSFKVRGSYNKLISLSPEELQKGVVAASAGNHAQGVAYSSQMLGIPCTIVMPKGAPLSKVLATRQYGAEVILEGAVFDEALAYASELKDKLGATFIHAFDDEAVIAGQGTVGLEILDQLPDVEAIICPVGGGGLIAGVAMAVKEKKPDIKVYGVQTLACPSMKQSLKENQPVAVESAPTMADGIAVQKPGLKTFEIIRKYVDDIFCVDEMEIARTMLLVLERNKLLVEGSGASPLAALLYDKVNLSGKKVAVVLSGGNVDVNFISRIIERGLVESGRFAHFTINIKDKPGELQRVLNSVTELNANIQFVNLHRIGKHIYPGNALLEISVETKDHAHIEQLYKNLRSQGFQLKTEE
- a CDS encoding magnesium transporter CorA family protein — protein: MLIYSANNRTVMKKEEISLPASSEDIAWIHFHPSNANQFEPFIKNLNIHPLALKGLQEFSDIPKIDVFKNEAIMSFIAIREDYTRVKITILVGHHYVVSKVEKDLYLAETLEKPFIDNPEKMSHVGMILFHFLDQTISQDLEMIDKIADEIQSLEKKVFKDPFENKIARSVYRWKATLHELRQTMEAQEDVMETISSEKFPFTNEESGYFIKSLNNNYARIITALDTFKESLNSIFNLQMTLKADHSNTIMKTLTLVSVIFLPMTFLAGLYGMNFEIIPELKWDYGYLYALVLMLLTGLSIALYFRKKGWWGRREEE